Within the Candidatus Nitrospira nitrificans genome, the region GCACGGGCCTTACAGGCCAGCTTCTTATCAATGAAATGCCTCAGACGGACGTCTTTTCTCTAGCCCGTTATATCACTGATCTCAACGATCCTCTCTCCAGCCGTGATGAGTCTCTCAGCTACCGGCCATGCCTTTGTGAGGATGGTCTTCAATTTGTTATTGGGCATCCCCATCGGCCGTCAAAGCTCATCGGCACCCACGCGGAGTATGATGCGATCGATGTGACGACGAAGAAGCGCAAATCTCTCGCTCGAAATGATTCGTCGACTCCACCGCAAGTTGCACATTCCCCTGGAAAGCCTCATCGGTACCGCGGCCTAGTGCGCTACATGGGGCGCTTCTCGTCTTGACTCCCATCCAACCCTATGCTTAGGTCCTGCACCACAATGATGCTTCGTACCGTCGTGACATTGGCCTCGCTTCCCGTTTTGATCTTCTCTCTCGGTTGCCAAAAGAAGAGCGAGTCGATCGTCTCGATCGCGCTCCATCCGACCAACGCCAACATTCTCTATGTGGCCACGAATGACGCAGTCTATAAGTCTCGCGATGGCGGTGGGACTTGGGAGCGATTCCCGAGTTTCAGTGCCCGCCGGGTGACGACGCTGGCGATCGATCCGCTGCTGCCGGCCACGATCTATGCCGGCACGATGGGGGATGCGGTCTACAAGAGTCCTGACGGCGGACAACATTGGCTTCCATATAACGTGGGATTAAAAGAACACGTGTCGTTCGTGAATCAGTTCGTGTTCCATCCGACAGTGAGCGAGAAGATCTATATCGCGACGACCGTCGGTGCCTTCTTCACGAAAGACGGTGGTCGCGAATGGGAAGAACGGATGAACGGGATGAAGGAAGTTCACATCGTGACGGCCATCGCCGTCGATTTCAAGGACTCCACCATCCTGTACGGCGGGACGACGGGCGGAATGTATCGATCAGACGACGCGGCGATGTCGTGGAAACGAATCAACAACGGGCTGATTCCCGACGCGAACTGATGGCCTCGATGGCATT harbors:
- a CDS encoding WD40/YVTN/BNR-like repeat-containing protein, yielding MMLRTVVTLASLPVLIFSLGCQKKSESIVSIALHPTNANILYVATNDAVYKSRDGGGTWERFPSFSARRVTTLAIDPLLPATIYAGTMGDAVYKSPDGGQHWLPYNVGLKEHVSFVNQFVFHPTVSEKIYIATTVGAFFTKDGGREWEERMNGMKEVHIVTAIAVDFKDSTILYGGTTGGMYRSDDAAMSWKRINNGLIPDAN